A window of bacterium HR17 contains these coding sequences:
- the moaA gene encoding GTP 3',8-cyclase, whose product MLQKPSCLCDATADALLRAPLVDRFGRVARKLRLSVTDRCNFRCHFCMPLNPVWLPKEHLLTYEEMVWVARLLAGMGVTKIRLSGGEPLIRRDVDALVAMLAAIPAVESVTMTTNGFYLLEMAARLKAAGLSGVTVSLHSLKPDRFEGIVGRREVFDRVMAGIAEARRVGLPVKVNVVITRGCNDDEILDFTELARRTGMTVRFIEYMPFDGQKLWSSERLVSGAEILERIGERYLLVPLPREPGSTAQVYRFADGAPGEVAVITSMTLPFCDDCDRIRLTADGKIVPCLFSRDEYDLRPLLRGGADDVELARFIRAAFWRKFAGVETLLRTAQHVGHVRPMHTIGG is encoded by the coding sequence GTGCTTCAAAAGCCAAGTTGCCTTTGTGACGCGACGGCAGATGCGTTGCTTAGAGCGCCGCTGGTAGACCGGTTCGGACGGGTCGCCCGCAAGTTGCGCCTTTCGGTCACCGACCGGTGCAACTTCCGCTGCCACTTTTGCATGCCCCTCAACCCCGTGTGGCTGCCCAAAGAGCATTTGCTGACTTACGAAGAGATGGTGTGGGTTGCCCGCCTGTTAGCAGGCATGGGCGTGACGAAAATTCGCCTTTCGGGCGGCGAACCGCTGATACGGCGCGATGTGGACGCTTTGGTCGCGATGCTCGCCGCTATCCCCGCGGTGGAAAGCGTGACGATGACGACCAACGGGTTTTACTTGTTGGAGATGGCGGCGCGGCTCAAAGCCGCTGGGCTCAGCGGTGTCACTGTCAGCCTGCACAGCCTCAAACCCGACCGCTTTGAAGGCATCGTCGGGCGGCGGGAAGTATTTGACCGCGTGATGGCAGGCATCGCCGAAGCCCGGCGTGTCGGCTTGCCCGTGAAGGTCAATGTCGTCATCACGCGCGGCTGCAATGACGACGAAATCTTGGACTTTACTGAACTGGCGCGCCGCACGGGCATGACGGTGCGGTTCATTGAATACATGCCTTTTGACGGGCAAAAACTGTGGTCGTCCGAACGGCTTGTCAGCGGTGCCGAAATCCTAGAGCGCATCGGCGAACGCTACCTGCTGGTCCCGTTGCCCCGCGAGCCCGGCTCAACGGCGCAAGTTTACCGGTTCGCCGACGGTGCACCGGGCGAAGTGGCGGTCATCACTTCTATGACGCTGCCCTTTTGCGACGATTGTGACCGCATTCGGCTGACCGCCGACGGCAAGATCGTTCCTTGCCTGTTCAGCCGTGACGAATATGACCTGCGTCCGCTATTGCGGGGTGGTGCCGACGATGTGGAACTTGCCCGGTTCATCCGCGCCGCCTTTTGGCGCAAGTTCGCCGGCGTGGAGACGCTGTTGCGGACGGCACAACATGTCGGGCATGTCCGCCCGATGCACACTATCGGCGGCTAA
- the polX_2 gene encoding DNA polymerase/3'-5' exonuclease PolX yields MRNAEVVAMLEETADLIEIAGENPFKARAYRRAAEAIAALQEPIEELVRTKRLHTVEGIGESIARDITEFLQRGTTTRLEQLRAKYPPQLRTLLEIQGVGPRTVAMLYDRLKITTVDELEAAAKAGKLAKLPGMGEQKIRNILESIQVWRRQQERVPIHIALSLAERIVAALQELPEVIAILPAGSLRRWKETVGDLDILVAARNTQPVMDKFTKLPEVQKVLAHGTTKSSVLMANNLQVDLRAVEPESFGAAAQYFTGSKAHNIALRNLALKHGLTVNEYGVFREATGEKVAGETEEGVYEALGLVWIPPELREDRGELEAALKGALPRLVTLDDIRGETHSHTRWSDGAATVEEMARAAMERGYEYIAITDHSPPMGWGVKPDDFRKLIREIRQVSDRLGFPVLAGIEVDIASDGSLHMDEDILRQLDLVIASVHSAMKMDMDAMTRRILKAMENPLVHIIGHPTGRLINQRPPYEVRVDALIEKARETGVALEINGSPERLDLNDEHARIARDAGVLLSIGTDAHRTEHLAFMRFGVAVARRAWCEPKDIVNTRPYTELREWLSARRR; encoded by the coding sequence ATGCGCAACGCGGAAGTCGTCGCTATGCTGGAAGAGACGGCGGACTTGATAGAGATCGCCGGCGAAAACCCGTTCAAAGCGCGTGCCTATCGGCGCGCCGCGGAAGCCATCGCCGCACTGCAGGAACCCATTGAAGAACTGGTGCGGACAAAGCGGCTCCACACCGTTGAGGGAATCGGTGAGAGCATCGCCCGCGACATCACCGAGTTCCTGCAACGGGGCACGACGACGCGGTTGGAACAACTGCGGGCGAAGTATCCACCGCAACTGCGGACGCTGCTGGAAATTCAGGGCGTCGGTCCGCGCACCGTCGCAATGCTCTACGATCGGCTGAAAATCACGACGGTGGACGAACTGGAAGCGGCAGCGAAAGCCGGCAAGTTGGCGAAGTTACCGGGCATGGGCGAGCAGAAGATCCGTAACATCTTGGAAAGCATTCAGGTGTGGCGCCGGCAGCAAGAGCGGGTGCCCATCCACATCGCGCTAAGTCTCGCCGAACGCATCGTGGCAGCATTGCAGGAACTGCCGGAAGTCATCGCCATCTTGCCTGCCGGCAGTCTGCGCCGTTGGAAGGAAACGGTCGGTGACTTGGACATCCTCGTCGCCGCCCGCAACACCCAACCCGTCATGGACAAGTTCACGAAGTTACCCGAAGTGCAAAAGGTGCTGGCACACGGGACGACGAAGTCCAGCGTGCTGATGGCGAACAACCTGCAAGTGGACTTGCGAGCCGTTGAGCCAGAGAGTTTCGGTGCTGCCGCCCAATATTTCACGGGGTCCAAAGCCCACAACATCGCGTTGCGCAACCTCGCCCTCAAACACGGGTTGACCGTCAACGAATACGGCGTTTTCCGTGAAGCGACAGGCGAAAAGGTGGCAGGCGAGACGGAGGAAGGCGTCTACGAAGCCCTCGGCTTAGTGTGGATCCCGCCCGAGTTGCGGGAAGACCGTGGCGAGTTGGAAGCGGCGCTGAAAGGCGCTTTGCCGCGCCTTGTCACGCTGGACGATATTCGCGGCGAAACCCACAGCCACACCCGCTGGAGCGACGGCGCCGCGACCGTGGAAGAGATGGCGCGAGCCGCCATGGAACGCGGTTACGAATACATCGCCATCACCGACCACTCGCCGCCGATGGGCTGGGGCGTCAAACCCGACGACTTCCGCAAACTCATCCGCGAGATCCGGCAAGTCAGCGACCGGCTGGGCTTTCCGGTGCTGGCGGGCATCGAGGTGGACATCGCTTCAGACGGCAGCCTGCACATGGACGAAGATATCCTGCGACAATTGGACTTGGTCATCGCCTCGGTGCACTCGGCGATGAAGATGGACATGGACGCCATGACCCGGCGTATCCTGAAGGCGATGGAGAACCCGCTGGTGCATATCATCGGACACCCGACAGGGCGACTGATCAACCAGCGCCCGCCTTACGAGGTGCGGGTGGACGCGCTCATTGAGAAAGCCCGCGAGACAGGTGTGGCGCTGGAAATCAACGGATCGCCCGAACGGTTGGACCTGAACGACGAACACGCCCGCATCGCAAGAGACGCCGGCGTGCTGTTAAGCATCGGGACCGACGCCCACCGCACAGAGCATCTGGCGTTCATGCGGTTTGGCGTCGCTGTCGCCCGTCGGGCATGGTGCGAGCCGAAGGACATCGTCAACACGCGCCCTTACACCGAGTTACGGGAATGGCTGAGCGCTCGGCGGCGTTGA